The region CATAACGTTCAGTATCCAGCACGATCAGATCAGACCATTCAACCTGAAAATACAGTCCCATAAAAATCGGTATAAGCACTACCAGAATCACAATCCGCAGACTGTGTGCAGCCACTACTTTATCGACTTGGGCATTGTATTGCTCGGCAATATTGACCATTTCACTGGCACTACCAATCGCGGAAGAAAACCATGCGGTAGCCCAGTCCAGTGCATTGATCCGATATTGCAACACTGCCAGCATGGTACCAAGTACTAGCGACCACAGAATACCGAGCAGAATAAAACCCCAATACGCAGAAATTGCTTGTACCAAGGCTGGGGTAAAATATAAACCGAGTGCCATGCCAATAATGATCTGCCCTCCTTTGCGCCAGTGAGGATGGCAGGACAATGGCTTTCCGATACTTCCCATGAATAATGCAGCCAGCAATGGCCCAAGCAGCCATGGCAAAGGAATATGCAGATAATTCGCGAGAACTGCCCCAATCAGAGCAATAGCCAATCCTTTGGCATTTAATATTATCGTTTTCATAGTCCTAATCAATAATGATCAGCACAGGCTGATCATTATTGTTGTCAAGTTAAGTTAAGCTCGATTTTTTTTGATAAATAAGTACTTACGTACAAATGGAAGGATTAACAGAAGTGCTGACATTGTCCAAAGACCCATGCTGATACCACTGCTCCACAAGATGCTAAGTTCACCTTGAGAAATCGACAATGCACGGCGCAAATTCGATTCCATAAGCTCGCCCAATACAAAACCGAGAATCAGTGGTGCAAGTGGGAAATCAAACTTACGTAAGATGTAACCAATAATACCTAAGCCCATGCACAGTAATAAGTCAAAGATCGTGCTATGGATCGCATAAACACCCACGAAACTTACTGTTGCAATAATTGGAATCAGGATATAGCTCGGAATACTTAACAAGCGTGCAAAGAAGCCAACCAAGGGTAAGTTCAACACCAAGAGAATGATGTTACCAATCATTAGCGATGCAATCAGTGCCCATACCAGTGTCGGTTGTTCAGCAAATAATTGAGGACCTGGGGTGATATTATACATCGTCAAGGCACCCATCATGACTGCTGTTGTACCCGAACCTGGAACACCAAGCGTCAACATTGGAACGAATGAACCACAAGCCGCTGCGTTGTTGGCACTTTCTGGTGCTGCCAGACCACGTAAGTCACCTTTACCAAACTTAGTGCCGTCTTTTGCCATTTTACGTTCAGTGGTATACGCCATTGCACTGGCAACACTCGCACCTGCACCTGGCAAAATCCCTGAGAAGAAGCCAAGGAGTGAACCACGGATCATGGTACCAATCGTACTCATGAATTCTTTAAAGTTAAATAAAGAACGTTTACCTTGTTCTAAAACAACTTTACCTAAAGTGGTACGCTCAAGTAACAGTAGAATTTCACTGATACTGAATAGACCAATCACCACAGTTGTGAAAGCAATACCATCACTTAAACCGACGCTATCAAAGGTAAAACGATAAACCCCTGTGATCGCATCCATACCTACGGTTGAGAGTGCAAGACCCATCAATGCCATAATTAAGGTTTTAAACGGTTGCGTACTCACTAGACCTGTCAGACAGACAATCGCAAAGACCATCAAGGCGAAATATTCTGCAGGACCAAAAGAAACCGCCCACTTCGCCAAAATTGGTGCAAATAATACGATCCCGATAAATGCAATGGTACTTCCAATAAAGGAACTGACGGAGGACAGTGATAATGCAATACCTGCTTTACCTTGTTGTGACAATGGATAACCATCCAAGGTGGTCATAATCGCACCGGCATCACCAGGAACATTCAGCAAAATTGCAGAAATACGGCCACCGTATTCACAGCCCAAATACACCGCTGCCAATAAAATCAGCGCGCTATCTACAGGTAAACCTAAGGCATACGCAAACGGTAAAAGGATCGCCACGCCATTAATTGGACCTAAGCCAGGCAATAGACCGACTACAGTTCCAATAAACGCACCAATAAAAGCAATCAATAAATTTTGAGGTTGTAAGGCAACCTCAAAACCCATCATGAGAAAATTTAATACATCCATGGGTGTTATCCTTAACCGAAGAATCCAAGTGGTAATGGAACATCCAGTACGCGATCAAACAGGTAATACGTACTGAAACTCAGTACCACACCTGTGATCACCGTTGGAATTGTTTTCCCACCAAAAAGTTTGCCCAATGCTATGGTCACCAACAGTGTGGCAATCACAAAGCCGAAGAACTCAAAGATGACCGCGTAGATGGTAAGTGCTAAAGCACACATCACCAATTTACCGAGCAAATGCTTGGTCCAACCGAGTTCAACAGGTTCAAACATAATGGCCGGACGAACCGTTAAATACACAGCACTAAAGGTGATTAACCCCATTAACAAGATTGGAAAGGCTTTTGGCCCAACAGGGTCATAAGAAATCGGTGCTTCAAAGTTCCAAGCGTAGATTAATAACCCCAATCCAATAACTGCAATGATGGCTGTAAGAATGCGTTCAGATTTCATCATCTTCCCTCTAAACAAATACTGAGTTAGAACCTGGGTCCTAACTCAGTCTGTTTGTTATTTTGATAATTTGTATTCTTCCGATAATTGACGCATTTCATTCGTTTGCTTGTAGACATAGGCTTGAATTTCTTTGCCTGTCATTTCGAATGGTAATAGATCTTGATTTTCACGTACCGCATCAAACTTCTGATCTGCCATCATTTTATCAAAGGCATTTTTCCACCAGCCATACGCCTCATCACTTACTTTAGGTCCCATGTAGAAACCACGGATCACAGGCCATTCAAGGTCATAACCTTGTTCAATCGCTGTTGGTAAGTTTGCAAATTTCCCTTCTAAACGATCTTTAGAGAAAACTGCCAATACGCGAATTGAACCTGCTTGTAAGTGTGAACCTACTTCACTGACATTACCTACACCGACTTGAATATGCTGGCCTAACAGTGAAGTCAAAACTTCACCACCACCCTCTAGGGCCACGTAACTCATATCGGCAGGATTAATGCCTGCTTTTTTAGCTAAAATTGCGGTTTGCATCCAGTCTTGACCACCGACACTGCCTGCACCACCAAAGCTCAATTTCTTAGGATTTTCACGTAGTGCTTTCATCAGGTCATCTAAGGTCTTCAGCGGCGAATCTTTATGTACTGCAACCAAGCCATAGTCAACAGCAATACCCGACAACCACTTCACATCTTTTTCAGTGAAATTACCAAATTTACCTTGTGCTAAGTTCAACAATGACCCTGTTGAAAAGGCAATCACAGCATTGTTGTTGGCAGGATCATTGTTCACAATCTTGTTATAAGCCACTGCACCCACTCCACCTGGCATGTAGGTCACACGCATTGGATCCGTCATGACCGCAGTTTCTTTAAAGCCTGATTGCAACAATTTACAGGTCATGTCAAAACCACCACCTGGCTTAGCAGGTGCAATACATTCTGCACGTTTTGGCTGACCTGGTTCTTTTGATGCATTTCCTGTACCACAACCCACCAGTGTCACGCTGGCACATGCTAGTACTAACCATTTCAATTTTTTCATAGCAAACTATCCTTATTGCTGAATTATTTGTTGATGTATGTCCATGTTTACCTAAGACCGACCTAGACCAAAAAGGTCATCGGTTGGTTTGGGTGTTTACTTTGCTTTAGCTCGATGCTTGGCAATACGTTCTTCAACCGCAAACTTCAACAAGGCAGCACTACGGTAGAAACCATGTGCGAACTTGCCAAATGGAATCGTCAAGAAGAATGTCATTACGGTTGCAAGGTGAATAATCAGAAGCAGTGCCATCGCAGACGTATCACGGAACGCCAGTAGCAATAGACCGGTTACACTGATTAAGAGAAGTAAAAAGATAAAGCCACGATCCATTGGTTTTTGTTTGACATCACCATGCAGTGGATGACGTTTAATATTCAGATACAACAAACCGGCAGGACCAACAATCAGACCAATACCACCCAAGGTGCCTAGAATGACTGGCAAACTGGTATAGGCATACGGTGCCTGTAAACCTAAGAAGTAGTGATAAAGTGTCGCAACACTCGTCGCAGCGAAGCAAAGTAAGAAGCCATACATGGTGAAATGATGGAAGACACGACGAATTTGCGTATATCGGTCATCTTCTTCATTACAGCCTTTACCATGTCCCCCATCTAAATATTTTAAAGTCAGGACGTTTTTAGAGGCCTGTAAAATATCGGGCTGTGCCACGCCTTCAGGAATAATTTTCGAGGTTTGCTTCCAGAATTTCGCAATCCCTAAACCGAGTAGAATGAATGCGACTATAAAGACTGAGCCGAACAATACTGCCAAGAAGTTATGCGGGAAGATTGCATAGAAATTGCCTTGGTATTGACCAAACAGATCTGTGCCATTCATCCACACGCCCGCCAACATCAATAAGAAGAACAATACGGACATTGCAGAAACCAATGGAATGCCAGTTTTCTTATAAATTGAACCAAATGCAGCAGGTACAGCGAACTCTTGGTAGGTTTCTAAACGCACTTGCGCCATCGCTTGTGGAATATTCACGCCAAATTCGTGTGGCGGTGCATATTGGCAAGCATGTAGACATGCACCACAGTTATGACAAAGGTTTGCCATATAGTGAATGTCCGCTTGGGTAAATTCCAAACGTTTGGTCATGGCTGGGAAGACAGCACAAAACGTTTCACAGTAGCGACAAGCATTACAAATTTGTAAGGCTTGTTTGACTTGTTCTTCATTGTCGGTCAGCTGCACAACAGGAATGATATTTTTTACATTTGCATTCATTTTTAAACTCCCTGTTTGAATGCAGCTTTAGCCGCGTTGCGACCTGCAATTCGACCAAACGTTGTCCCGATCGACATACCCACGCCTGCGGTATAACCCTGTCCTAAAACGTTACCGGCCATCATTTCTCCAGCCACATATAAGTTTGGACTTGCTTTGTCGTTAAAGCGTACTGCTGCATCATCTTCAACTTTCAGACCTAAATAGGTAAAGGTAATCCCAGGTCGTAATGCATACGCAAAGAACGGCGGTTGATTTAATGGCACCGCCCAATGGGTTTTCGCAGGCGTTAGATTTTCTGTGTGACAGTTATCTAAAACCGTATGATTAAACTCACCGTTGACACAGGCTTGGTTATATTCCTGTACCGTTTTGCTTAAGGTCGCAACATCCAGATTCAGCTTCTCTGCCAGCTCTTCAATGGTGTCTGCCTTTGTGCCTTCAAACACAGGTGGCATGAAGCGACCCACAGATTTAGAGTCAATAATCGAGTAAGCAATTTGATTTGGTTGTTTCGCAACGAGGCGACCCCAAATGGCATAGCGTTTCGGCCAGAAGTCCTCGCCCTCATCATAGAAACGCTGTGCATTTTTATTCACCACAATACCCAAAGACACGCAGTCAATACGGGTACAGATGCCACCGTCATACAATGGCGCACGCGCATCTACTGCTACGCAGTGTGATTGTGATGGATCGCCGATAATATCTGCACCTTGGTCAATCATAAATTTCAGCAGATTACCTTGGTTAAAGCGCGTACCTCGAATAATGAAGTTGTCGGCAGGCCATTCACCATTTTCGTTTTGACCCCATGCTTCTTTCAACCATTCGCGATTTGACTCAAAACCACCTGCGGCCAAGACACAAGATGCTCCTTCAAAGCGCGTACCATCTTCAGCAATCGCCGCTTTAAAGACACCATTTTCAATTTCTAAATCAATGATTTTGGTGTTGTAACGAATTTCAACACCCATATCTTGTGCACTGCGGAAATACGCATTCACTAACGCCTTACCACCACCCATAAAGAAGGCATTGGTTCGCGCAACATGCAATGCACCCGAAAGTGGTGGCTGGAAATTCACCCCATGTTTACGCATCCAGTCACGACAGGTTGCAGTTGAACGAATGACTAAGCGCGCAAGGTGTTCATTGGTTTTCCCTGCGGTCACTTTCAGTAGATCTTGCCAATATTCTTCTTCAGGATATGCATCTACAAGAACATCTTGAGGCTCGTTATGCATACATCTTAGGTTACGTGTGTGCTGGGAGTTTCCGCCTCGCCATTCTTTAGGCGCTGCTTCCAAAAGCAATACCGATGCGCCAGCCTCTCTCGCTGTTAACGCAGCACATAAGGCAGCATTCCCACCACCAATCACAATTACATCATGCATTCGATGTCTTCCCTTTCGAATTTGCGACAATGTAATTCGAAAAGGGAAATCCAGGTAACGGGCTAGGGTTAAATAGGTATTTAGTAAAATTAAATAGGCTAAAAGTCTAACAACTCTGCACTAGGCCATAAATCCTCACGAATCAATTGCTTAATACAGGATTTAATGGCCACTTTAACCGCTAGACTGGCCGGTGACAGCTCATCTTCTGCCAAACTGACCAAATAATTTACCCGTTCGAGATCGGGATTGATGATTTTTAATAAGCATAAATGCTCACGTAAATGCTGAAAATAGGCACTGCCCGGCTGAATAGTGGCCACATTGCCATGACTGACACAGTTCATGAGCAGATGTAAGCCATCGACTTCATAGACCACATTGGATAAATCAATTTTTTGTGCCAAAAACTTTCTCAGACCATGTCGTGGACTCGGCAAGACCAAAGGCAATTTTTGTACCTGCTCATAGTCAATCATTTGACTCTGTAAACACGTCCCCATGCCATGTTGCTTTAACAACTCAGGGTTTAGCATTAAATACATCTGTTCTTTCAGTAAGGGTTGAATGGCCCACTGCTCCGCCACATCATTAGTAAAAATAATCGCGATATCGAGCTGACGTAAATTAATTAAATTGGCCAAATTTCCCGATAAACTTTCGATCAAATGTACTTTAATATCGGGATAACGCTCATCCATCAGTTTGATAAATGGAATACCAAGCACAGATGCAATACTCGGGGAAAAACCCACACTGACATGACCGGTTAAACGAGATGAATGCGCGGCTTCAACCGCATATTGTGAATGTCGAAGTACCAATTGTGCCTGTTTATAAAATGCGAGTCCTGCTGGCGTTGGTGTGACCCCTAAAGATGTTCTTTGCAACAGTCTTGTGCAGAGTTCATCTTCTAATTTTGTGATTTGTTGGCTGAGCGCAGATGTTCCTACATCTAATTTATTTGCAGCTTTGCCCAGACTCCCAGATTCAACGATCGAGACAAAGTATTTAAACTGTTTTAATTCCACTCATTTCCCTTGATACGTTTTAATAACAGTACGTTAGATTTAAATAATATACGATATAATGATAATCAAGAGAATGACAAAAAAGGGGTATTGAATTTTTAGAAATACTTTTTTATTCCCACTGCTTGAGTTTTGATTCTGTAAGAGTAATAACTCATTTAAGCATATTTTTTACGGTATATTTTTGCAAGGAACGGGATAATATCGTAATCATAAAAATTTAGGGTATCTTCCCATGCCTTTAGACATCATCAGATAATTTCATGGGATAAGTTTGAATCTTTAATATTCTTTAGATTGTATCGGATGTAGTTAAACAAGAAGAAGATGGTGCGCTCAGCGCGCACCGAACTCTGCTGCTATCATATTGTTTTATATTGATAAAAACAAAAGACCATTGAGCTTTACCGTAAAAAATACCGTATAAATATTATTTACTTTTTTCAAATTGCTAATTTGAAATTTATTGACCAAATTTTGACCCAGATCAGATTTAGTGTATTGAATCACTTAGAAATCTTGTTCAAATCCTAATTCAGGATTTGAAATGGTGTACTGATTATATCAATATTAAAAGCACCATAAATAGTAATGATATAACATATCGTTTCTTCAATATTCTTTTTTGATGTATCATTCTTTTAGACACATTCAGGGACAAGGTAATGTTTGAAATTATTGATGATTTAAAAAATAAATTAGATCAGCATCGTCCCCTATCACCTGCGATAGTAAAAAATTTACAAGAAGACCTTATTGTACGATGGACTTATCATTCCAATGCTATTGAAGGCAATACACTTACTCTATTAGAAACAAAAGTTGTACTAGAAGGCATTACTGTCGGTGGAAAAGCTTTACGAGAGCACTTCGAGGCAATTAACCATAGAAATGCCATTTATTACGTTGAAGACATTATTAGAAAGGAAGAACCTTTTTCTGAATGGCAAATTCGCAATATCCATCAACTCATTTTAAAGAATATTGATGATGATAATGCTGGCCGATATCGCCAGCAAAACGTATTGATTTCAGGTGCTACAACTACACCACCGGACTATACATTGCTCAATGACAAAATGACTCAGCTAGTCGATTGGTACAACTCAGAGGCACATAAGCTTCATCCCATTGAACGTGCAGCTAAAGTACATGCGGATTTTGTAGGCATCCATCCATTCATTGATGGCAATGGACGTACATCGCGTCTTTTGATGAACCTTGAGTTGCTCAAAGCTGGATACCCTCCTTGCGTTATTACAGTCGAAAATCGCTTAGCCTACTATGAAGCGTTAGATCAATGGATGGCTTATAGAAAAACTGAGCCTTTCATTCAGTTGGTTGCCGAAGCTGTACTGGAGGGGTTTAAACCATATCAGGTTGTACTAGGTATTTAGCAAAGCTTATACGGTAGCTCAGACAAAAATATCAAAAATTTGGGTTTAGACAAGCCCCCAACCAAATTTAACACAAAATCTTTTTCATAGAAGCAAGATCTTCCGGAGGTTAAAAATATAATTTCTAATTTTAGAACCTATTATTTTTAGGAAGAATTACCGCGATTTATCAGGTGAAAATAAAGTGTGGTAACTTTCTTTTGTGAGATTTACTCAGTGCTCAGCACTGAGTAAATCATGTGGTCCATGAGATTATTCAATAACCATGCTGTCTTCAGCAAGAATTACTTCGCCTTTGTAATGGTCAGTCACTTCTTTAATTAATGACTCTTCACTTTCACCAAAGAAAATTGCGTGATTGAGCACGAGTTTCTTTGGTTTAATAATGTTTGCGATTTTTGCGAGTTGCGTAGTTGTTGTATGCGCATCGAGCATATATTTTTGCCAATCTTTAGATAAGCGCTGATTACCTTTATCACTTAAAACTTCATGAATTAAAATGTCTGGACTGCTCCCAGTATCCTAGACACGAGACGGCCTCATTTTGAAGCTGCCTCAAAGGCTTCTGGACTCATCCCATCGAGATGCGAATGACGCCTGATTCGATTGTAAAACATCTCGATATAATCAAATACATCTGCACGCGCCATTTCTCGTGTTTTATAGATCCTCTTTTTAATTCTTTCCTTCTTTAAGCTGCTAAAAAAGGATTCAGCAACAGCATTGTCCCAACAGTTTCCACGACGACTCATACTCGGAACTAAATTATGCTTCTGACAGAATTTCTGCCAGTCTCCGCTACTGTATTGTGAGCCTTGGTCTGAGTGTATGATCACAGGTTCATTGGGTCTGCGTCGCCATACCGCCATTAAAAGGGCATCCAAAACGATATCCTTGGCAAGCGTAGGTTTCATTGACCAACCGATGACTTTCCTTGAATATAAATCGAGAACCACAGCCAGATATAACCAGCCTTGCCAAGTGCGGATGTAGGTAATATCAGTCACCCACGAGGTATCAGGTGTGTTTACAACAAATTCTCGATTTAAATGGTTAGGTGGCACAATCTGAGGACGACCACGACCATAGCTTTTATGCTTCTTATATCCTCGAACAGCGGCAATGCCATTGTTCTTCATGATCTTCAGCACACGATTCGGTCCACAGCTTTCACCTAGCTCTTTAAGATCCAGCGTGATGCGACGATAACCATAGATACCATAACTGGCATCATAAGAAGAACGGATCAGTTGTAATAACCGTTTGTCTTCAATTGTTTTGCCTGATTCGGGTTCATGTAGCCAGGCATAATAGCCAGCACGAGCAATCTTAAGAACCCGACACATCGTCTTAATCTTAAATTGATGGCTGTACTCAAGGATAAACTGATACTTTACTCGGGCAGGCTTGCAAAGTACCTTGCGGCCTTTTTTAAGATATCCCGCTCTTCTTCAGTTTGCTTAAGCTGACTTTTAAGACGAAGGATCTCTTTCTTTGCTTCGAGTAGTTCATGTTCATCAGGGTTGTTGCGTAAAGGCTGTACGGCCTTTAGCCATTTATAAATGCTGTGCTGTGATACACCTAAACGTTCTGCCACATCAGTGACAGAATATCCACGTTCAGTAATCAATTTAACAGCTTCTTCTTTAAATTCTGGGGTGTATCGTTGTCCACTCATAATGTTCTCTCCTATGCAAAAAGAATAGACGAAATTTGTCTAGGAGAGTGGTGGCAGTCCAAAGATGGTTATGTGTGTCTAGAATTTTGGTGGCTATTCATTTAAAAGCTTTATTTTCACCCAATAAAATACCCATAAAACAAGAGGAAGCTCAAATGAGCTTCCTCTTGTGAAAAATTGTGGGACAGCAATGGGATCAGTATGCCTATTTAGGTGATATGCTTAAAGAGCTACCCATATAAAGTGACCCAAATAGAAGAGTTCCTTCCTCGCCGCCCCCCCCGTTAAAACTTAGCGATGAGGTTCAGCACATACTTACTTAGAGAATCTAAGATCAAGGATCTTTAAATATGAAGATCGTACATTTTTAGATCATTACCCTCGTTTATGAATAAAGCTTAAAAAGAATAACGTGCGATGACATAAGGTACACTATGTGTTGCATGATTAAATGCATCTTTTTGACTATCAATTAAATATTTATTACGCCAATACTCATACCCCACACCAACTTTCAAACCTGATTTGGCACCAACATCGTATAAATAATTAATTTGTACCATCGTTGAAGGCTTAGCTTCTTCATTGAAATATCCTGGTCCACTTGCACCAATAAAATCTACAAAGCCATCAACAAAACCTTTTTCACCAACAGGTAAACCAAAACTCGTCCAAACTGCATAAGTTGGGTCAAATGCGAAACGCCCACCTGTGAAATTATTATTAGCACTTTCATAGTACCAATCAGCACCTATTTCAAGATATCCTTTTGGAACTTTCAGATCCGCACTTAAACCAACACGTGCTTTAGTGGGATTTGGCTCTAGTGCCGAATTTTTTAACCCTTTATCGACACGTAAAGTGAGGTTCATGTCACGAACTATTTCATTATTTAAGGCAGAGTCTGGAAAGAAAGCATTGTATGACAAATATCTACGGTAAAATACGTAGTATTCAGTTGCACCATCTTTTCCATTTGCCTTAGGATCTTTATCATCGGAAAGATACAAATTAGCGACCAATAGGTTGCGACCAAAATTATCTCCACTCAAGTGTGTATAATTTAATATAGTTTTCGAAACGTCATCTGGATTCGCAGGCTCGTTATATTGGTTACTCCACGTTGCTCCAAAATGGTTTGTCTGCCAAAAATTTGCAAAAATTTGGGTGCTCGCAATAGAAAGACTTAAACCAAGAAGGATTTTTTTCAAAATTTTATGTCTATTATTAAAATTCATAATACGTCCATGATTATTG is a window of Acinetobacter sp. ASP199 DNA encoding:
- the tcuA gene encoding FAD-dependent tricarballylate dehydrogenase TcuA, with product MHDVIVIGGGNAALCAALTAREAGASVLLLEAAPKEWRGGNSQHTRNLRCMHNEPQDVLVDAYPEEEYWQDLLKVTAGKTNEHLARLVIRSTATCRDWMRKHGVNFQPPLSGALHVARTNAFFMGGGKALVNAYFRSAQDMGVEIRYNTKIIDLEIENGVFKAAIAEDGTRFEGASCVLAAGGFESNREWLKEAWGQNENGEWPADNFIIRGTRFNQGNLLKFMIDQGADIIGDPSQSHCVAVDARAPLYDGGICTRIDCVSLGIVVNKNAQRFYDEGEDFWPKRYAIWGRLVAKQPNQIAYSIIDSKSVGRFMPPVFEGTKADTIEELAEKLNLDVATLSKTVQEYNQACVNGEFNHTVLDNCHTENLTPAKTHWAVPLNQPPFFAYALRPGITFTYLGLKVEDDAAVRFNDKASPNLYVAGEMMAGNVLGQGYTAGVGMSIGTTFGRIAGRNAAKAAFKQGV
- a CDS encoding Fic family protein, giving the protein MFEIIDDLKNKLDQHRPLSPAIVKNLQEDLIVRWTYHSNAIEGNTLTLLETKVVLEGITVGGKALREHFEAINHRNAIYYVEDIIRKEEPFSEWQIRNIHQLILKNIDDDNAGRYRQQNVLISGATTTPPDYTLLNDKMTQLVDWYNSEAHKLHPIERAAKVHADFVGIHPFIDGNGRTSRLLMNLELLKAGYPPCVITVENRLAYYEALDQWMAYRKTEPFIQLVAEAVLEGFKPYQVVLGI
- a CDS encoding tripartite tricarboxylate transporter permease, which codes for MDVLNFLMMGFEVALQPQNLLIAFIGAFIGTVVGLLPGLGPINGVAILLPFAYALGLPVDSALILLAAVYLGCEYGGRISAILLNVPGDAGAIMTTLDGYPLSQQGKAGIALSLSSVSSFIGSTIAFIGIVLFAPILAKWAVSFGPAEYFALMVFAIVCLTGLVSTQPFKTLIMALMGLALSTVGMDAITGVYRFTFDSVGLSDGIAFTTVVIGLFSISEILLLLERTTLGKVVLEQGKRSLFNFKEFMSTIGTMIRGSLLGFFSGILPGAGASVASAMAYTTERKMAKDGTKFGKGDLRGLAAPESANNAAACGSFVPMLTLGVPGSGTTAVMMGALTMYNITPGPQLFAEQPTLVWALIASLMIGNIILLVLNLPLVGFFARLLSIPSYILIPIIATVSFVGVYAIHSTIFDLLLCMGLGIIGYILRKFDFPLAPLILGFVLGELMESNLRRALSISQGELSILWSSGISMGLWTMSALLLILPFVRKYLFIKKNRA
- a CDS encoding tripartite tricarboxylate transporter TctB family protein; this translates as MMKSERILTAIIAVIGLGLLIYAWNFEAPISYDPVGPKAFPILLMGLITFSAVYLTVRPAIMFEPVELGWTKHLLGKLVMCALALTIYAVIFEFFGFVIATLLVTIALGKLFGGKTIPTVITGVVLSFSTYYLFDRVLDVPLPLGFFG
- a CDS encoding LysR family transcriptional regulator; translated protein: MELKQFKYFVSIVESGSLGKAANKLDVGTSALSQQITKLEDELCTRLLQRTSLGVTPTPAGLAFYKQAQLVLRHSQYAVEAAHSSRLTGHVSVGFSPSIASVLGIPFIKLMDERYPDIKVHLIESLSGNLANLINLRQLDIAIIFTNDVAEQWAIQPLLKEQMYLMLNPELLKQHGMGTCLQSQMIDYEQVQKLPLVLPSPRHGLRKFLAQKIDLSNVVYEVDGLHLLMNCVSHGNVATIQPGSAYFQHLREHLCLLKIINPDLERVNYLVSLAEDELSPASLAVKVAIKSCIKQLIREDLWPSAELLDF
- a CDS encoding AbrB family transcriptional regulator, yielding MKTIILNAKGLAIALIGAVLANYLHIPLPWLLGPLLAALFMGSIGKPLSCHPHWRKGGQIIIGMALGLYFTPALVQAISAYWGFILLGILWSLVLGTMLAVLQYRINALDWATAWFSSAIGSASEMVNIAEQYNAQVDKVVAAHSLRIVILVVLIPIFMGLYFQVEWSDLIVLDTERYGLVQVLLLFLLAVFAGIIFQYFNLLNAWILGPLTIIGLFSFFGILQFRFPEWFIALGQLFIGWSLGSKFPFSFLKNSKKFIGLTVLFNLLALVLSIIFALLLIRFSHADAQILILGLSPGGIAEMSLMAKALGLAVPIVVAFQLSRLIFVILTTRYFYRLSRRLFF
- the tcuB gene encoding tricarballylate utilization 4Fe-4S protein TcuB, with the protein product MNANVKNIIPVVQLTDNEEQVKQALQICNACRYCETFCAVFPAMTKRLEFTQADIHYMANLCHNCGACLHACQYAPPHEFGVNIPQAMAQVRLETYQEFAVPAAFGSIYKKTGIPLVSAMSVLFFLLMLAGVWMNGTDLFGQYQGNFYAIFPHNFLAVLFGSVFIVAFILLGLGIAKFWKQTSKIIPEGVAQPDILQASKNVLTLKYLDGGHGKGCNEEDDRYTQIRRVFHHFTMYGFLLCFAATSVATLYHYFLGLQAPYAYTSLPVILGTLGGIGLIVGPAGLLYLNIKRHPLHGDVKQKPMDRGFIFLLLLISVTGLLLLAFRDTSAMALLLIIHLATVMTFFLTIPFGKFAHGFYRSAALLKFAVEERIAKHRAKAK
- a CDS encoding IS3 family transposase (programmed frameshift); protein product: MSGQRYTPEFKEEAVKLITERGYSVTDVAERLGVSQHSIYKWLKAVQPLRNNPDEHELLEAKKEILRLKSQLKQTEEERDILKKAAKVLCKPARVKYQFILEYSHQFKIKTMCRVLKIARAGYYAWLHEPESGKTIEDKRLLQLIRSSYDASYGIYGYRRITLDLKELGESCGPNRVLKIMKNNGIAAVRGYKKHKSYGRGRPQIVPPNHLNREFVVNTPDTSWVTDITYIRTWQGWLYLAVVLDLYSRKVIGWSMKPTLAKDIVLDALLMAVWRRRPNEPVIIHSDQGSQYSSGDWQKFCQKHNLVPSMSRRGNCWDNAVAESFFSSLKKERIKKRIYKTREMARADVFDYIEMFYNRIRRHSHLDGMSPEAFEAASK
- a CDS encoding tripartite tricarboxylate transporter substrate binding protein; translated protein: MKKLKWLVLACASVTLVGCGTGNASKEPGQPKRAECIAPAKPGGGFDMTCKLLQSGFKETAVMTDPMRVTYMPGGVGAVAYNKIVNNDPANNNAVIAFSTGSLLNLAQGKFGNFTEKDVKWLSGIAVDYGLVAVHKDSPLKTLDDLMKALRENPKKLSFGGAGSVGGQDWMQTAILAKKAGINPADMSYVALEGGGEVLTSLLGQHIQVGVGNVSEVGSHLQAGSIRVLAVFSKDRLEGKFANLPTAIEQGYDLEWPVIRGFYMGPKVSDEAYGWWKNAFDKMMADQKFDAVRENQDLLPFEMTGKEIQAYVYKQTNEMRQLSEEYKLSK